The following proteins are co-located in the Nomia melanderi isolate GNS246 chromosome 1, iyNomMela1, whole genome shotgun sequence genome:
- the LOC116428508 gene encoding MD-2-related lipid-recognition protein: MNRNSDLVLIFLAVGLTLAFAEVVPIRECPYPDSNVISNCTVHEVHIEPCREAVERKPCKLRRGVSANMTIHYTPNFSAEEMDARVFWASELTDIPFLGMDPNACLSTTCPVEAGRRSVFHMEIPILKKYPVRMFDLKWRVRTEQGDECCFMYQIKITK; this comes from the exons ATGAACCGAAACAGTGATCTTGTCCTGATCTTCCTGGCCGTTGGCTTAACTTTGGCCTTCGCGGAAGTTGTGCCGATACGGGAGTGCCCTTACCCTGACT CTAATGTAATATCCAATTGCACTGTACATGAAGTACACATAGAACCATGTAGAGAAGCTGTAGAGAGAAAACCATGTAAACTAAGAAGAGGAGTTTCCGCAAATATGACTATTCATTACACACCTA ATTTTTCGGCTGAAGAAATGGATGCTCGAGTTTTCTGGGCAAGTGAACTGACGGATATTCCGTTCCTAGGAATGGATCCTAATGCCTGTTTGTCAACTACTTGCCCGGTAGAGGCAGGTCGACGAAGTGTTTTCCACATGGAAATACCCATTTTAAAGAAATACCCCGTG agGATGTTTGATCTCAAATGGAGAGTTCGGACTGAGCAGGGTGATGAATGTTGTTTTATGTATCAAATTAAGATAACAAAGTGA
- the LOC116428510 gene encoding uncharacterized protein LOC116428510 isoform X1: MEEYTLEDAFEALKDTRMERMQEIEALVNKMSEMSPTSLTENIDIEEIKTKQYRMCTSLLEEVSQEEPRDYPIPGTSDLHVNVMKYLAEEVNNCKQLYESLKERLSTIQEDISYLENKKMGLEKMKQAYLDHTELTANTTFNVEQTISKRIFRDVKEDLATVVSVMFPNNEDIRSFFAELTRAYKKGGDKRYIDVNSEVLDFVNFLIEADIGMYHRNDRNKVKLMDML; encoded by the exons ATGGAGGAATACACTTTAGAGGACGCATTCGAAGCATTAAAGGATACAAGAATGGAACGAATGCAAGAAATAGAAGCATTAGTAAACAAAATGTCCGAGATGAGTCCGACGTCTCTCACAGAAAATATCGATATTgaggaaataaaaacaaaacagtACAGAATGTGCACTAGTTTATTGGAAGAAGTTAGTCAAGAAGAACCGCGAGATTATCCTATCCCGGGAACGTCTGACCTACATGTGAATGTTATGAAGTATTTAGCAGAAGAAGTCAACAATTGCAAACAACTTTATGAAAGTCTAAAAGAACGTCTATCAACAATCCAAGAAGATATATCATA TttggaaaacaaaaaaatgggCCTGGAGAAAATGAAACAGGCCTATTTAGATCATACTGAGCTGACAGCAAATACAACTTTTAACGTGGAACAAACTATATCGAAACGTATATTTCGAGATGTGAAAGAAGATTTG GCTACTGTAGTTTCagtaatgtttccaaataatgaaGATATTAGGAGCTTTTTTGCG GAGTTAACACGTGCATATAAAAAAGGTGGAGACAAGAGGTATATAGATGTCAATTCGGAAGTATTAGACTTTGTAAACTTTTTGATTGAAGCTGATATTGGTATGTATCACAGGAATGATAGAAACAAGGTCAAATTAATGGACATGTTGTGA
- the LOC116428510 gene encoding uncharacterized protein LOC116428510 isoform X2 encodes MEEYTLEDAFEALKDTRMERMQEIEALVNKMSEMSPTSLTENIDIEEIKTKQYRMCTSLLEEVSQEEPRDYPIPGTSDLHVNVMKYLAEEVNNCKQLYESLKERLSTIQEDISYLENKKMGLEKMKQAYLDHTELTANTTFNVEQTISKRIFRDVKEDLELTRAYKKGGDKRYIDVNSEVLDFVNFLIEADIGMYHRNDRNKVKLMDML; translated from the exons ATGGAGGAATACACTTTAGAGGACGCATTCGAAGCATTAAAGGATACAAGAATGGAACGAATGCAAGAAATAGAAGCATTAGTAAACAAAATGTCCGAGATGAGTCCGACGTCTCTCACAGAAAATATCGATATTgaggaaataaaaacaaaacagtACAGAATGTGCACTAGTTTATTGGAAGAAGTTAGTCAAGAAGAACCGCGAGATTATCCTATCCCGGGAACGTCTGACCTACATGTGAATGTTATGAAGTATTTAGCAGAAGAAGTCAACAATTGCAAACAACTTTATGAAAGTCTAAAAGAACGTCTATCAACAATCCAAGAAGATATATCATA TttggaaaacaaaaaaatgggCCTGGAGAAAATGAAACAGGCCTATTTAGATCATACTGAGCTGACAGCAAATACAACTTTTAACGTGGAACAAACTATATCGAAACGTATATTTCGAGATGTGAAAGAAGATTTG GAGTTAACACGTGCATATAAAAAAGGTGGAGACAAGAGGTATATAGATGTCAATTCGGAAGTATTAGACTTTGTAAACTTTTTGATTGAAGCTGATATTGGTATGTATCACAGGAATGATAGAAACAAGGTCAAATTAATGGACATGTTGTGA